The genomic interval CTGCCCTCCGCCCTCGTCGGGGCGCTGCTCCTGGCTGCCAGCGACTTCGCGGCACAACGCCTGTTTTCGCCCATTCAACTGCCCGTGGGCGTCGTCACCGTCTCCATCGGCGGTATTTATCTCATCTGGCTGCTGGCCAGGGAAGCGAGGAAGTCGTGAGCATCTCCACCAAGGCTCCCGCGCGACTGCAGGCCCGCGGGCTCAGTGCAGGGTATGACCGGAAAATCGTCAGCAGGGAACTTTCCCTCACCATCCCCGACGGCCGCTTCACCGTCATCGTGGGACCGAATGCCTGCGGCAAGTCGACGCTGCTGAAAACCCTGGCCCGCCTGATCAAGCCGCACGCCGGCGAGGTGGTCCTCGACGGCCGCTCCATCTCCGCCATCCCCGCCAAGGAACTGGCCCGCACGTTGGGCCTGCTGCCGCAGTCGTCCATTTCCCCCGACGGCATCACCGTAGCCGAGCTGGTGGCCCGCGGCCGCTTTCCGCACCAGAAGCTGCTGCGCCAGTGGAGCAAGGAGGATGAGGCGGCCGTAACGGAAGCCATGGCCATGACCGGCGTGACCGCACTGTCCGCCACGCTGGTGGACGAGTTGTCCGGCGGGCAGCGGCAGCGCGTCTGGGTTGCCATGGTGCTGGCCCAGGAAACCCCGCTGCTCCTGCTGGATGAACCCACAACGTTCTTGGACATCGCCCACCAGATCGAG from Pseudarthrobacter sp. SSS035 carries:
- a CDS encoding ABC transporter ATP-binding protein, whose translation is MSISTKAPARLQARGLSAGYDRKIVSRELSLTIPDGRFTVIVGPNACGKSTLLKTLARLIKPHAGEVVLDGRSISAIPAKELARTLGLLPQSSISPDGITVAELVARGRFPHQKLLRQWSKEDEAAVTEAMAMTGVTALSATLVDELSGGQRQRVWVAMVLAQETPLLLLDEPTTFLDIAHQIELLELFRELNRTRGYTLVAVLHDLNHASRYADNIVAMKDGRVVAEGAPADVITEELVEEVFGLPCRVIEDPVSLTPLVIPLGRPAHAAMAG